Below is a genomic region from Fusobacterium canifelinum.
GATTTAATATAGGAGCTACATCTATTAACCTACCAAGAATAGCTATTAAAAATCGTGGAGATGAAGAAGGTTTCTATAAAGAGCTTGATAGAATTTTAGAAATCTGTAAAGACAACTGTCTATTTAGAGCAAGATATTTAGAAAATACTGTTGCAGAAATGGCACCAATTCTTTGGATGTCAGGGGCACTTGCTGAGAAAAAACCAAAAGATACAATTAAGGATTTAATTTGGGGAGGTTATTCAACAGTATCAATAGGTTATATTGGACTTAGTGAAGTTTCTCAACTGTTATATGGTAAAGATTTTTCTGAATCAGAAGAAGTTTATGAAAAAACTTTTAATATTTTAAAATATATGGCTGATAAAGTTCTTGAATATAAGCAAAAATACAATTTAGGTTTTGCACTATATGGAACTCCATCAGAATCATTATGTGATAGATTTGCAAGAGTTGATAAACAAGAATTTGGGGATATAAAAGGAATAACAGATAAAGGCTACTATGATAATTCTTTCCATGTTTCTTCAAGGGTAAATATCAGTCCATTTGAGAAATTAAGACTTGAAGCTTTAGGTCATAAATATTCAGCTGGTGGACATATTAGTTATATTGAAACTGATTCATTGACAAAGAATCTAGATGCAATACCAGATCTTTTAAGATATGCTAAAATGGTTGGAATACATTATATGGGAATAAATCAACCTGTTGATAAATGTCATATCTGTGGATACAAAGGAGAGTTTACTGCTACAAAAGAAGGTTTCACTTGTCCACAATGTGGAAACCATGATAGTAACGAAATGAGTGTAATAAGGAGAGTCTGTGGTTACCTATCTCAACCTAATGCTAGACCTTTTAATAAGGGTAAACAAGAGGAGATAATGAATAGAGTAAAACACAGTTAGAGAGATGAATTATTCAGGAATTAAATATGCGGATATGATTAATGGAAAAGGTATAAGGGTAAGTTTATTTGTAAGTGGTTGTACTCATTGCTGCAAAAATTGCTTTAATGAGGAAACTTGGAATGAAACTTATGGAAAAAAGTTTACTGAAAAAGAGGAAACTGAAATTATAGAATATTTTAAAAAGTATGGTAAAACAATAAAGGGTCTTTCACTTTTAGGTGGAGACCCTACTTATCCTAAAAACATTGAACCTCTTTTAAAATTTATAAAAAAGTTTAAAGAAAACTTACCTGATAAAGATATTTGGATATGGAGTGGTTTCACTTGGGAAGAAATATTAGAAGATGAAAATAGATTTTCTCTAATAAAAGAATGTGATGTTCTGATAGATGGAAAATATGTAGATAGCCTAAAAGATTTGAATTTAAAATGGAGAGGCAGTTCTAATCAAAGAGTTATTGATATAAAGAAAAGTTTGGAAAAAAATGAAGTTATTGAATATATTTAATTTATTGGCTACTAGACAGTCATTATTGTTTCACAAGCTGTCATAGTAGCCTTTATTTTTTATTTGTAGTAATATATATTTTAAAGTATAATAAAAATAAAAATCTAAGGTGAAAATATGAATGTAAAACAAGTGGCAATAAATTTAATATCACAGGTAGATAAAGGTGCTTATTCAAATATAGCTTTAAATGAAACTTTTAAAACTTTGAATATAAATTCAAAAGAAAAAGCATTTATAACAGAAATTTTTTATGGTATTATAAGAAATAAAAAATTTTTAGATTATATAATAGAAAAAAACACCAAAGAGGTAAAAAAAGAATGGATAAGAAATCTTTTGAGAATTTCTATCTATCAAATTACATTTATGAATAGTGATGATAAAGGAGTAGTTTGGGAAGCAACTGAACTTGCTAAGAAAAAATATGGAGTGCCTATTTCAAAATTTATAAATGGTACTTTAAGAAATTATTTAAGAAATAAAGAGTCAGAGTTAAAAAAATTAGATGATGAAAAAAATTATGAGGTTCTATATTCTATTCCAAAATGGTTTTATGATATATTAGAAAAACAACATGGAGAAAATAATTTAAAACAAGCTATCACAAGTTTAAAGAAAATTCCTTATTTATCAGTAAGAGTAAATAAATTAAAATATTCAGAAGAAGAGTTTGAAGAATTTTTAAAAGAAAAAGATATTCAAATTATTAAGAAAGTTGATACAGTATACTATGTAAATTCAGGTTTAATAATAAATTCAGAAGAATTTAAAACAGGAAAGATAATTGCACAAGATGCTTCATCATATTTAGCAGCCAAAAATTTAGGAGCTATGCCAAATGAATTAGTCTTAGATATCTGTGCTGCACCTGGAGGAAAAACTGCTGTTCTTGCTGAAGAAATGAAAAATAGTGGGGAAGTTATTGCAATAGATATTCATCAACATAAGATAAAACTTATTGATACTAATATGAAAAAATTAGGAATAAATATAGTAAAAGCTATTGTAATGGATGCTAGAAATGTCAATAAGCAAGGTAGAAAGTTTGATAAAATCTTAGTTGATGTGCCTTGTAGTGGCTATGGTGTTATAAGAAAAAAACCTGAAATTCTATATTCTAAAAATAGAGAAAATGTTGAAGAATTAGTAAAATTACAATTAGAGATTTTAAATTCAGCAACAGATATATTAAAAGATGGAGGAGAATTGATTTATAGTACCTGTACCATAACTGATGAAGAAAATACTAACAATATCAAAAAATTCTTAGAAGATAGAAAAGAATTTAAGGTAGAAAAATTGTATATTCCTGAAAATGTTTTAGGAGATTATGATAAACTTGGTGGTTTTTGTATAAATTACAAGGAAGAAATTATGGATAATTTTTATATTATAAAATTGAAAAAGGGAGAAAAATGTTAGAAGAATTAAAAGAAGCAAATGAATATATTTCATCAAAAATTGATAAATATAAAAGCCCAAACTTAGAGTTAATAAAAGAAATTGAAAAAGATGCAGAAATAAATAATGTTCCTATAATAAGTAAAGAAATTAGAGAATATCTTAAATTTATCATAAGGACTAATAAAAATATTAAAAATATTTTGGAAGTTGGCACTGCAACAGCGTATTCTGGAATTATTATGTCAGAGGAAATCCAAGATAGAAATGGAATTTTAACAACAATAGAAATTGATGAAGATAGATTTAAAATAGCTCAATCTAACTTTAAAAAATCTAATTTAAAAGGAATAGAACAAATTTTTGGAGATGCAACAGAAGAAATTGAAAAAATAAATAAAAATTTTGATTTTATATTTATTGATGCAGCTAAGGGACAGTATAAGAAATTTTTTGAAGATTCTTATAAGCTTTTAAATGAAGGAGGCATAGTATTTGTTGATAATATCTTATTTAGAGGTTATTTATATAAAGAAAGCCCTAAAAGATTTAAAACTATAGTTAAAAGATTAGATGAATTTATAAATTATCTTTATGAAAACTTTAATTTTATCTTACTACCTATTTCTGATGGGGTTGGACTTGTCTATAAACAAATTAAAAAATCCTAATAAATTTGTACAAGAAATATAGGGAAATTATTTCTTCAAAAATATATAATTGTTTTAAGAAAGGTGGAGGAAGATGAATATTATTAAATTCTTTAATCAGACCATAGACTACATTGAAACAACCCTAGAAGACAAGATTGATGAGAAAAAAATAGTTCAATTATCTGGATATTCATATCCTATGTTTAGTAGAATTTTTTCTATATTAACTAATTATTCATTAAGTGAGTATATTCGTTTAAGAAGATTAACAAAAGCAGCATTTGACTTAAGAGAAAATGAAGAAAAAGTTATCGATATTGCCTTTAAATATCAATATGAATCTCCTGATTCTTTTTCACTTGCTTTTAAAAAATATCATAATTGTACTCCTATGGAAGTAAAACAAGGTAAGGATTTTAAAATTTTCTCTCCTATTCACTTATCGTTGACAATTAAAGGAGGAAAAGTTATGGAAATTTCAATTAAAAAGAAAGACAAATTTATAGTTGGAGGTGTCAAAGCTGAAAATATTGAAACTGTTCAATGTCCAAAAGTTTGGGAAGAACTATTTAAAAAAGTAAGTTTTGATGCTTTAGAAAAGTTAGGAAATGGAAACTCTTATGGAGTATGTTATGAAACAACAAGTTCTAAGTCAATTAATTACATAGCTGCCTTTGATGTTAAAAATGTGTCTGATGCTAAAAAACTAGGATTAGATACTATGGAAATCCCAGAAGCAGAATATGCTGTTGTTAAACTTAAAGGAAAAATTCCAAACTGTATTCATGAAGGTTGGAAATATGTAATGGAAGTATTTTTTCCAGAACATGGATATAAGCATGCAGGGACTCCTGATTTTGAAGTTTACACTGAAGGCGATATGGAAAGTGATAACTATGAAATGGAGCTTTGGGTTCCTATTATAAAAGCTGAATAAAAAATATAACTGATTGTAATTTTTTTACAATCAGTTTTTTTGCTGATATTAAAGGATTTATAGAAATAAAATAAAAAATTTAAAAAAATAAATTTTTTTTAAACTATTTTATAACTTTCACTGTCAAATAAGTATACAGATAAAATTGATAAAATACCCCCCTAACAATGAGCAGTATAATATTGAAAATACGATAATTATAACTGCTCATTTTATTTTTTTAAAATTTTAAAACTTTTATAAATGTTTTAAAGTCTAACATAGTAGAATATAATTTTTAGTATTTCATTTATAGAAAATAAACAAAAGATTAGTACATAAAGAAAATAGATGAAATACTAGGTAATTATATAAGAAAAAGGCTGTTACAAATATTTGTAACAGTTTTTTTTTCGTGTTATTCTCTTTTTAAATAAATTTTTCCAGTATTATAAATTTCATCCTTTGTTTTAACTCTTCCTAAATCAATAACTAATTCTTCAGGAACGTCTTTTTCTAAATAAATATCTACACATCTACCATAAATACCTTTATTTAAATCTCCATCAGGATTGATATTTGTTTTTAAAACAGCTATTTTGTTTCCATTATTATCAGTAATCACAGGAGTATCTAGCAATTTAAATGTTCTATTATATTCTGGATCCCAGTAATATCTTGAGCCATCTTTTATATCTTCTCTTTCAACTAAAACAGTCAATATATTTTTTTCAGTTTTTCTTATTCTGACATAAATCCTTCCACCTTGTTTAGGGTTACCTTTATAAGGTTCTGTCAAATATATATCTGTACTTTCAGAATTATAAGCTTTTATCCCTGATCCTTCAGTTCTTACTACATAATAATGTTGCATACAAGCATTTAATAAAAAAGTTAAAAATAAAGCACATAAAATTTTTTTCACAATAATCCCTCCATTTATTTTTTATAAATAGCTAGTAATTACTATAAATCTAACATATATTTTTTATTTTATCAAGGCTTATTTATTTTTTAAATATTCAGCAATAGCTGCAACATCTTTATCTCCACGACCAGAAATATTAACAATGATAATTTTATCTTTATCAAGTTTTGGAGCTCTTTTAATAACTTCTGCTAAAGCATGAGAACTTTCAATAGCAGGAATAATTCCCTCTTTTTTAGTTAAAAGTAATAGAGCATTAACAGCTTCATCATCAGTTGCAGGTACATATTCTGCTCTTTTACTATCTCTTAAAAAGGCATGTTCTGGACCAATACCTGGATAATCTAAACCAGGAGATATAGAGTAAACAGGTTTTACAGTGCCATCTTCATTAAATAGAGCATAAGTTTTCATCCCATCTAATACTCCTACTGTTCCTAATGTAAGAGTTGCAGCATGTCTATCAGTATTTATTCCTTTTCCTGCAGCTTCAACTCCGACTAATTTTACTTCTTTATCAGGTATAAATTCTGCAAATGCACCAATAGCATTAGAACCTCCACCTACACAAGCAATTACCATATCAGGTAAACGATTTTCTTTTTCTAAAATTTGTCTACGAGCTTCTTGACTGATGACTCTTTGAAAATCTTTAACCATACTTGGATAAGGATGAGGACCAACAGCAGAACCAAGTACATAGAAAGTATCATCTATATTATTTATCCAAGCTTCAAATACAGCATCAACAGCTTCTTTTAATGTTCTCTCTCCTTCTTCAACAGCATGAACAGTTGCTCCCAACATTTCCATACGAAAAACATTAAGTCTTTGTCTTTCTACATCTAGTGCTCCCATGTAAATATCACATTGCATTCCAAATTTTGCAGCAGCTGCAGCAGTAGCAACTCCGTGTTGTCCTGCCCCTGTTTCTGCGATAACTTTTTTCTTACCCATTCTTTTTGCAAGTAAAATTTGCCCTATAACATTATTTAATTTATGAGCACCTAAATGGTTTAAATCTTCACGCTTTAAATAAATCTTTGCCCCACCTAAATAATTTGTTAGGCTTTCTGCAAAGTATAAAGGAGTTTCTCTACCTGAATAATCTTTTAAGTAATGATGGTATTCTTTTAAAAATTCTTCATCATCCTTATATTTATTATATGCCTCTTCTAATTTATCTAATGCTTTTTGTACTACTTCTGGAACATAACTTCCACCAAATTCTCCAAAATAACCTTTTTTGTTTTCTGTTGTCATAATTTTTTCCTCCTAGATTTTTATTTTGATAATATAAAACTCTAAAAAGAAAAGCCACATAGTTAATTAATTTACCATGCAGCTTTTATCCATATATATTAAGGATTTCTATATCGCTGACATAGATACTTTTTAGAGTAAACTAAAAGTTGTATCTATGTCTAAAACATACACACAACTTTACCTATGCCAGTTTTGCCAATATCTCATAGTTGTTGGTATTTGTTTCATTGCGACTTCCTCCTTTTGATTTAAAATTTTTATTAGTATACACAATTTATAAAAAAATTGCAAGAAAAATTTCTGAAATTTTTTAAATTTTTTCATTTTCTAAAAGTATAAGAACTTTCTTTAGGTTATCATTTAGTTTATTTTTTTCTTTTAATAATGTTAAAAAACTTTTTAAAGGTTTCTTTAAAGGTAAATCCATTCTTGAATAAGCAAATTCTACTAAATTATCAGGAATTTTATAATAAACTTCAGCAATACTACAAGCCATACAGGCAATGGTATCTGTATCGCCACCTGCAAAAAGTGCAGTTCTTAAAACATCTTCAAAATCTTTTCCTTCTAAAAATGCTTGAATAGCAACAGGTACTGTAATTTGAGAGCTTGCTCCATAATTACTTTCTTCTTCAACAATCTGTGAGATAGGTTTTAAAATATACTCGAACTTTTCTTCAATATATTTTTTAATTTCATCTTTACTTTTCTTATGACTTGCTAAATAAATTGCTGAAGCAACAGCACAAGCACCTTTTATTCCTTCTGGATGATTATGTGATACAGAAGCTGTAATTTCAGCATATTTATTTACATCTTCAAGATTATCATATAGCCAAGCAACAGATGAAACTCTCATACCTGAACCATTTCCAAAACTATTATATGGCTTAGGATTTTCTTCTCTTAACCAATGACTAAATTGTTTTCCATAACGAGAATAAGGGTAAATTTGTCCAAATTTCTGCATTTCCTTTATTAACTCTTTTTGAATAATTAAAATTTCTTTTTCTTGATAAGTATTAACCAAGGCTTGTCCAACTGCAATAGTCATTATAGTATCATCTGTACATATACTATAAGGTGTGAATAATTCAAAATTTTTACTTTTAGCTTTCTTTATTTTCCCTTCATAAAAACTTCCAATAACATCTCCAATTATCGCTCCTATCATTTTTTCCTCCTAATCTAATAAATTCTTTGTAGCACTTTTTTGAAAGTAAATACATATCTTCTTTCTTTAAAGGTTTTACTAAGATCCTTCTTGCATCTATATATCTATAACTATCTTTTGGTAACATTTTTATAAAAGTATTATATTCAACTGAATTAGATAAAAAATACTTATTTTGTGTATCTTTAATTGATAAAGCAAAATCTATTTTATATTGTGACTTTTCTGACAAGTTTCTATTAAAAAAATCAAGATTTGGGTTTAAAAATAGAATAACTTCTTTATTTTCATAGATAGTATATGAGATACTTTTTAATTCCTTTCTTTCAAATCTTTCAGCCTCCTTTTTATCTAATTCCTTTTTTATCATATAAACTGTTTGCTCAAAAGTCTTAATTTGATCTTTTGATTTTTTAATTTTTTCTACTATCTCTTTATTAAAAAAAATATAATTTATATTTGTATCAATAAATGCTGAAATATGGTTACTTAAATAATTTAAACCAGCAAGTATACTTTTATCATAAGGATAATTTTCAATATTTTCTCTTGCATAGATTTCTCCATCTTCAGTTCTTATATCTGTATTTAATATTTTAGATAATTTTATTATATATTTTATAGCTTCTTCCCAATCTTTTCTAGCACAAGGGCTAAAGATTCTAACACCATAATTAGAAAAGAATCTATCATAAAATACTTCAAAGCCCCTGATACAATTTTTTTTCCATATTCTTACTGCTCCTATTGCAGACAATGGATATTCAAGTAAATTTTCATCCATACTAAGTTCTGCATTATTTTCTTCATAGTTATTAATTATTTTTCTTTCATCTGAATAATTATTCTTATCAAAAAATAAAGCATCTATTATTTCTTGACTTAAAAAATATGGATGGTTATTTCCTACATTTATACGAGAGAGAATTTTGTAATCTTCCTCCTTATCTTTTATTTCTAAATCTTTATTATAGTCTTCAACTTTTTCATCAAAGTCTACATCATAATCTGGAATATCTTGAAATTTAAAACTATCAAATTCACCTGTAAGCTTTAAAATTTTTTTTATACTTATTTTCTTGTTACTATTCAATAGAAATATTTCACTCATATTTCCCCCTAAAAGTTTTTACAAAACGAAATCCAATATCCATACAAGAGCTTATTGAAGGATATGAAAAAATAAATGGATAAAAATCCTTAGGATCAGAATAGAAAGACCCACCCATTATTACCTTATACATATTATCAAAAGTACTTCCTTTTTCTTCTTTAAAATTTTTAAATTCATACCTTTGATTATGACACCATTCATATACATTTCCTATACAATCAAAAATTCCAAGCTCATTTGGTATTTTTTCAGCAATATTATGAGTGGTAAGAAGTGAATTATAACGATACCAAGCAATTTGATCTAAATTATCACTTTTATGAAAAATGTGACCAAATGTTCCTTTATTGATAGCTTTTTGTCCACCTCCAGCAAACCACTCCCATTCTATTGAAGTTGGAAGCCTATATCCTTCTGTTTTACTAAAGTCTCCTATTTTTCCATTTTTATTTATTAAAAAATCTTCATAATAATTGATACTTTTTTCATCATCTAATTGATTTATATACAATTTTGCACTTTTTATTTGACTTAAGTCATAAACAGGTTTTAATCCTTCTAATTCACTTAATTTATTACAGAATTGTAGTGTGTGCCACCAAGTAATATTTTCAACTGGCTTCATTCCTAGAATATCTTCTACTAGACTTGGATTTCTTCCCATTACATCTGTCCATAATTTCTGTGTAACTAAATACTTTGAAACTTCTAAATCAAAAGTTTCAACCTCTATATTATTGTTCTCAAAAAGTTTATATTTTCCACCTTTTACAAAAACCATATCTTCTCTCATATAATTCCTCCAATATTATTTATATAAATTTAATATTTTTTGAAATTCTTTTTTTAATTCTTCTCTTAATGAAATAGGCTCTAAAATTTCAACTTCTGCATAAAACTGTGGAAAATAAACTTTTGCCATCTTTTCACTACATTGAAAAGTATAAATATCATTTTCTTTTGAAATTAATCTAGGCCTATTAACTAATGCTTTTTCATATCTTTTTACTCCTCTTTCAGTAAATTTTACTTTTACTTTTTTATTAAAAGATAAAAATGGATCAAATGACTCTTGTACATTATTTATATAAAGACTATCTTTTCTTTCTAACTTAACATCTAAAAGTTTAATATCCTTAATTTCGGAAACTCTGAATGCTCTATAATCATTAGCTACTTCACAATAACAAAATAGATAGGATCTTTCTTCTTTATTAGCAATGCAAATATGATATGGATTTACTGTTCTTATTTTAGAATGATATTCAATAATAATTTTTTTATTAAATTTAATAGCATTTTCTATATCTTCAAAATTTCTATTGAATATAATTCTTTCTCTTATATACCTTAAATTATTGATATAAGTGAAATATATATTTCTAAAATACTCACTCTCTTTCTCAAATTTCTTCTCTTTTTTTAACTGTTCTAATATTTTTTCATTAGTTTTTGATAAATTAAATTGCACTCTTTCAGAAGAACTAGTTTTAAAATCAAGTTTTCTCAATATAGTTTTTCCCAAATAATAACTTAAGATTTTATTTCCTAATTCCCCCGATTTTAATCTAAAATATTCCATATCACCAACTAAAATCTCATATATAAAACTTGGTATAACAAAACCTACTTTTTTCATTTCTCCACCTCATTATTATTTTATATATCAATAGAATACAACTTTTTTTAATATTCTTCAAGGAATGGTAAAATTTTATTTTAGTTCCCTAAAATAAAATTAAAAATTTAGAAATATATTGGTATTAATAAGTAAAAAATTATGAATATTTATAAAGTCGTTCCCTTCAATGGAATTAAACTTATAAAAAATGTTAATTTTAATTGAAATGCAATATTTTTTTAGATATAATATAGGAAATAATATTGTTGGAGGGGATTATTTATGAGTGAAGTATGGAGATTACAGACTAAAACTGAAGTTAGTAAAAAAAATAAGTTGGAAAATGAAGTAGCTAAATATTGTAAAGATAATAAACTTATTGCTCTTGGTTGGACACTTAAAGAAGATATATATAATTCTTCTAAAAATAAAAAAGAAATTGATAATAAAGCTAAAAATATAAAAGAATTTTCAGATTATGAGAAGATTATTAAAGAATACAACTTTTTTGATGATAAAAAGGGAAAAAATAATATTAATAATGTTAAGAGATTGAATTGTGATTTAACTAAAAATAAAGAGAAGCAAGGAAATGAAAATTTGATATGGCTAAAATTAGATGGAGAGTATTATTTAGCAAAGATAAGTAAAGATAGTAAATATATATATAATCAAGATAGTTATGTACTTAATAATCTAGGAGCTTCTAATCAATTAACAAATATAAAGTGGCATAAGATTGGGGATGAAAGCGATATTCCAGGTTGCATTTCTACATCTTTTATTAGGGGACAAGCATTACAAAGAATTCAAAAAGATATAGCCTTAAAAATTTCTCAAATATTATATAATAAATACATAGAAAGTGGTTATTATTTAACTACTAAAATAAAAAATAATAGTAAAAATTTTTATAGTTTGCTTTCACCAAAAGACTGTGAAGACTTATTATATTTTTGTTTTTATCATAAATTTAAATATGTTGCTATTCCTAGTACAAATAAAACTAATACTCAAACTTATGAATTTGTGATGTTAAGTCCTAAAAATCGTGAAAGGAAAATCTACATTCAAGTTAAAAATGGCGATAGTGAAAAAACAGATTTATATTTAGAAAGTTTTAATGATTTAGATGGAAAGGTTTATCTTCTTACAACAGATGGAAAAATTTATGAAAATAAAGAGAAGAAAGATAAAAAAGAAACATTACAAATAGAATTTAAAAATAATTCATTTATGGAAAGAATAGGAACTACAAATAGTAATAAGAAAATTTATGCTGTAAATCCAGAAGCTCTTTTTGAATTTGCCCAAAAAGCATATAAAGATAAGAGTATTTTAATGCCACACTCAATTTTACAATGGTTTGAGTATTTAGAGTAAAAGGAGTAACTATGTCTAATATAATTGTAGTTATATGGGATTTTGATAAAACATTAGTTGATGGATATATGCAAGACCCTATTTTTGAGAAATATGGTGTTGATGCTAAAGAATTTTGGGAAGAAGTCAATTCCTTACCAAGTAAATACTGGAATGAGCAAAAAGTAAAAGTTAATAATGACACTATTTATCTAAATCATTTTATTAATAAAACAAAGGAAGGGATATTTAAAGGCTTAAATAATGATTTACTTTTTGAATTAGGAAAAGAATTAAAATTCTATAAGGGAATTCCTGAAATATTTGAAAAGACAAAAGACATAGTTAAGCAAAATTCTAGTTTTCAAGAATATAATATCAAAGTAGAACATTATATTGTTAGTACAGGAATGAAAAATATGATAGAGGGTTCTACAATCAAAAAACATGTTGAGGGTATCTGGGGCTGTGAACTAATTCAAACAAAAGATAAAGATGATAATTGGGAAATCAGTGAAATAGGATATACTATTGATAATACTTCAAAAACAAGGGCTATTTTTGAAATAAATAAAGGTATTAATAAAAATCCTGAATATGATGTTAATGCAAAAATTAATGAAGGAAATAGAAGGGTTTTATTTAAAAATATGATATATATAGCTGATGGGCCAAGTGATGTTCCAGCTTTTTCAGTAATAAAAAAAGGTGGTGGCTCAACTTTTGCGATTTACCCAAAATCTGATCTTAAAGCATTTAAACAAGTAGAAAAATTGAGAGAAGATAATAGAGTTGATATGTATGCAGAAGCTGATTATTCTGAG
It encodes:
- a CDS encoding WYL domain-containing protein, with amino-acid sequence MKKVGFVIPSFIYEILVGDMEYFRLKSGELGNKILSYYLGKTILRKLDFKTSSSERVQFNLSKTNEKILEQLKKEKKFEKESEYFRNIYFTYINNLRYIRERIIFNRNFEDIENAIKFNKKIIIEYHSKIRTVNPYHICIANKEERSYLFCYCEVANDYRAFRVSEIKDIKLLDVKLERKDSLYINNVQESFDPFLSFNKKVKVKFTERGVKRYEKALVNRPRLISKENDIYTFQCSEKMAKVYFPQFYAEVEILEPISLREELKKEFQKILNLYK
- a CDS encoding haloacid dehalogenase-like hydrolase — translated: MSNIIVVIWDFDKTLVDGYMQDPIFEKYGVDAKEFWEEVNSLPSKYWNEQKVKVNNDTIYLNHFINKTKEGIFKGLNNDLLFELGKELKFYKGIPEIFEKTKDIVKQNSSFQEYNIKVEHYIVSTGMKNMIEGSTIKKHVEGIWGCELIQTKDKDDNWEISEIGYTIDNTSKTRAIFEINKGINKNPEYDVNAKINEGNRRVLFKNMIYIADGPSDVPAFSVIKKGGGSTFAIYPKSDLKAFKQVEKLREDNRVDMYAEADYSEGTTTYMWITNKIEELAQNIVSEEKSKLEASISDSPKHLN